From the genome of Tachypleus tridentatus isolate NWPU-2018 chromosome 6, ASM421037v1, whole genome shotgun sequence:
CTTTTAATGAAAGAAGAGGTTTATTTTACACTAATGTAAGAACTGTGGTTTTAAACATACccttttctataatttatttccCACTTTTGTGTAAAGTACaggttttaatgtaaattacttcagCAAGCTTTGTTAAAACGTTAAAGGCTTTTATTGCATAGTTTGAAAGGCAGGTAAATACAGATGTCTGCAGAACATTGTTCGCATTGTACACGTTAGTATTCTATGTTCTTaggtgaattatttaattaagtaaaaaatatttagtgttccAGTACCGTAAGTATGAAAAAAGGTTAACCTTCATCCACAACTGacagcaaaacaaaacaagaggACACAGGTATATTTAATCTAAACATGAAAGTCAATTTGCACTCAGAGCAGTCAACATTCTGATTCCATGTATTCACCTACAaatgttttgtgtacaaaagctttgtcatttttttctttaaacctgCTACATTTTGTGAAGGCAcagaaaaacatgttaacaactatagtatgaacttattgtagttatgAACTTGATCCAATTTTTTGAACCTGTAGCAAGAGGGTTGACCTGTCTTTAAAATGGATGATGTCCTTATTCACGAGTCTAAAGTGAATAAAGATACAATGTTGAAACACAGAATAAATCAATGTAtcagtattatttataaattactaatatGACTTCTTAAGTTGACCAAAGGTTACTAAACATGTTGAAATAGAATATCACCCTTATTTATGAATTGACAATATAACTTCACAAGTTGATAAAGGGTAGCATAAACATAATGAAAGAGTAAAAAACAGAGCAAGTTACATTTGAATTGATAATATCTTAAGTTGATAAAGGATAACTAAACATGATGGAACACAGGATAAAACTAGTATCATCATTATGTGTGGATGAATGGTACTAGTTTTGTGTTAAGTGTATGAAAGTTATTGAACATAATACAAAGAGAATAACtgacatttataaatttatatttcttctttatttcacAAGTGTTTAATAAACTCTCTATAACACACTGTAAGCCATGgtaacacattatttattaattaataatattacttaaGTTAACTTGAGAAAAAAATTACTGAACATGGGGTAAAATGgaataccataattatttatgaattgtTTATATAATTCCAGGTAGACAAAGGGTTACTGAACATGGTGAAAGACAGTATTATCCAGGGCTTCCAGTGGGCTACCCGGGAAGGGCCATTATGTGAAGAACGTGAGTTTTTCTTCATGTGtttagatttaattatttttcacagttgtatttgtttttcaaaacctgTAATTTCTTATATTCTCTTAATATTTGTTCACGTGTTTTTCTTGTAACACCCATATTCAGTGATAGTCCAGAATTGGTATAAAACTTTTTTCACACTTAAGATGAGAAAATAGCTTTTACCTTGAAAATCAACATGATCGTGAGAATCAGAATATGATGAAGTAAGTGTTGGGTTTAGAGCTTTATCATGCTCATGATGAAACGATAAGAGTTTACTCCCAGAATCATAGAGATTAACGTGACAGCTATTATCTTAATGTAACAAAGTGAATGCTGATGTTAAGACTTTGTCAAATTTCTTTATAGGAATGTATGTTAATGCATAAAAATACAGAGATTGACACGATGATTGTCTTCATAATGTAACCAAGTGAATGCTAGTATTAAGGTTTTCAGGGTTCCAACAAACCTTGAGAAGTCATGGAAATGAAGGAAATTGGTCTGTTAGTCAGGGAAATTATTTTTTACCTATTATGGAACATGAAAGATGGAAATAATATTAATCAAAGTGAAATATaggatattaaatataaaaaataagaaatatcatAGTTCAGCTGTCACTTTAAAGGTAAGttctttctgaaaatccaaatgttttgtagtttgtaaCTTAACCTATAACAGCATTTAGTGATTCTCAACAGGGTTTGGTACCTAATCAAAACAAGCGAGAAGGTTTCATTGTATTGTTAGATGCTGGATTTTGTCAGGGAAAtgattataaaaatgatatataatgattatgttataaaaacaatgtattttaatatgtgaTAAGAAGGTAGATAATCCTAACAACATGGAGATTGACATAATTGCAGTCTAATGAATCTAACAGAATAAATGCATTTTGAGGATAGTTAAAATTgagcatttatttatttgtttttgaacaaaagtcaaactgttatttcatcttAGCTATTCGAAACTGCAAGTTTAAGATCCTAGATGCTGTTATATCAGGAGAACCCATCCATCGAGGTGGTGGACAGATCATCCCCACTGCTCGTAGGGTTGCTTATTCTGCTTTTCTTATGGCCACTCCGCGTCTTATGGAACCATACTACTTTGTGGAAGTCCAAGCTCCAGCTGATTGTGTATCACCAGTGTACACTGTTCTAGCTAGAAGAAGGTatgtaataaacttgtatataccAGACTTTAACAACAAGAAGGCTGGTAGTGTCTTATTTATACACATATGAATATGTGTGTCTGAATACATATACAAGACATTTCCTTTTCTGTTACTAAGAAGGTTAGTAAAGTATTGTTATATATCAGGCTTTGCACTGTTTTAGCAAGAAAGATAGTACCATATTGCTTAGATACAAGATTTTCTACTGGTTAAGCACTAAAGGAACCAGTAAGATAGCTTTTACACTAGATTGTTAATGTAAAAGTTGGTAAAGTGTATGTtgtaacatgttttttgttttttttaattctgacataaataagaacaaaataagtTACTATCTACTAAGATAATGTAGTTGTACTCTTCGGGCGTGTTGGGCTTTCCAGTAGCTAGTTGGTAAGCCTGAAGGCTTCAGTACTGATGGTGAGCATagtacagacagctcattgtatagtttcatactcaacaacaaataaaatcattatgtatGTTAGTAACATATTTTTTACCAAACCCTTTGTTCCTGAAGTCTCCAGAAACATATTTCAGGACTTTATGTTAACTAGTTTTATCCTGCACTATTCATAAACGTGTTTTACATAATTTGAGGCTAACTTATTTTTCCCTGTGCTctgcaaaaatatatttcaggaaTTCATATCAACCACTTTGTTTCTGAACTTTCATGAAATTATTTCAGAACTTCATACTAATTTCTTTATATTGGACTATTGAAAAACTATTCAAGGATTTCATGCTAACCAGTTTGTTTCTGGACTCTTTAGAAATGCTTCAGAGATTTAATTTTAATCACTAATGCCTAAAGGAATCTTCAGAATCATATTTCTTTGCTTTATGTCAACCATTTTGTACTTGActcattaaaaacatatttaagatcTTCATTTTACCTAGTTTATtcctgaatgttttaaaattatgtttaattagatTTGTGTTTCACGTTGTGGACTTTCTAGAAACATGTTTGAGGACTTCTTGCTGACATGAAAATTTCATGGAACTTTATTCACGAAGAATTCTTGATGAGCATTTTGTACAAGACCTTGATCTAATTACTGTTTGGACATATTTTGCAGGACAGTGTTGAGTACATAATTTCTAGACTTtagaaacatgttttattgtactcTGTGCTAAATACTGTTTTACTGGACTAGCATAAACATACTTCAAGATTTCACACTAGCTGATTTGTTCCTGAACATGTTTCACAGGTCTTTGTTAACCACTTTGTTTCTGGACTCTTAAGAAATGTGTTTTATGATTTGTACCTGAACTTTATAGGAATGTGTTTCCAGGGATATTATGGTTACTACTTTTTGAAACCTTCAGAAATCTGTTTTATGGTACtttatgaaaactattttatgtGTTAAGAGTGATGGGATTCACAGTAATTTGTTCTCTATTTTACCCACTGCCCCTTcagaaagtatgaaattaaacatgtattatttattacaagatCACCATTGcttagataaataataatttttatggcTTACAATTTTGTGTGTTAACAGAGCTATTGAATAGAAACATCGGACGCCTCCTGTCACATCTTCGGTTTAAAGAtctgttaatagttctctcttatatttaattgtaaattacCTGTATAAATGGAAAGTCAAGGTTTTGGTGTATTATATAAAGTTGTGTTCTCAGGAGATAAGTGTCAATTTCACTTAAATACAACGTCAGTTCCTATGGAATCAATagctagcttggatgaatttgtaacaacaCACTTACAGCATAGTTAAAAACCAGAAAAtttgtgattgttagaaaatatatattttttttgcatgttattagtctatgatcattggtacattatttaatttaataaaatttggtGCATGATACATTAcatgtgtatatagattattataatatttttcataaaacatatgaCAGTAAGTAGAGAAGAACAGCAAGCGATTATTTCTCCTAGTTATGAACTTTTTGCTCATTTGctataggttgctaagccttatcacGTTTTGCAACTAGggaatgtgaaacaaaattattttattatacatatatatattttgaaataaccaaaatcaTAATTTGCAATATCAGTAGCATGgaatttcataataatttatcaagcaataactaagctgtatttgggtctcaaaatatgaaattttgaacttACTTTGGCTTACTTTCACCCCTTGGAATCTAGAAAGAAAAGGTTTGTCACTCAAATCCTTCAAATAGGCTGAAAAAGTCATTAGGGGGCAATATAAGCTTTCAGTTTGTTATATGCATGTCATTGGACAAAGTAGGTGTGTGTAAGCAGGCATTTTCAAAATTGAGGTGGGGGGGCACCTTGGTTAATTCAATGAGTATGTTATAAGGGAGTAGGAGAATGGGGCGTTATTAATTTACATTCTAATTTTTCAATACtggtaattttattatataattccTAAGAAACAATATCTAtagtatttggacatcacaaaaaTTCGATATTTATttacaagtaaattaaaaaacaataactgatatataatactaaactgtgcattataatatacaatttgacACCAAACTTGTagacatatattcataaaatggTGGTTCACTaaagttttgaatgcaagttaacgAACTCAGTGACCTAGCCTTGACTTATGTGGGGTAGAGTTAATCATTCTGTTTTACTAAGAAAATAAACTTGCTGTTTAGTTATCATCATGCCAGTAAATTTAAATACCAAATAAATTTTCTCATACCAAGGATAAAAGGGTCTACTTATTTAAATGTCTGTTAAAATTAtgtcaaaacaaaaatacttattatGTCATTATTAAAAGTTTCCTTTcctaaagttattaattaatctttCATATCAACAAAAGAACATCAGTGTCTCTTATTTAAACAGGTATTCATCAATCTTTGACAGCAAGTAAAATTGAGTTGAAGCTTTCATtatcatttaaagaaaaatatcacacTTTCGTTATTCAAACATTATATGATGCCAAGAAAGTGTATCTGCTTATTTGAATAGTCAATAATTGTGTAATACAAGAATGACTTCCACTTAATTATTTCTCCTACCATAAAAGAAAATCTATTTAAATAGTGATTAATCATTTTGTTAgtgtaagaaaaattaataattaatcattGTTGTACTTAGAAGAGTTCCTCttatttaaaatcattaattCATTTGTAATAGCTAGAAAAATCATTTATAGTTACTCAAGCATTCTGTCATACCAAGAGAAAAGCTTATTTATGTAGTCAGTATTACTTTTgccatgttaaaacaaaatttactttatttaaataataatcattAACAGTTCTGTCATACCAAGAACAAAGTGTAACTTGTTTACCCTCTCTCCATGAACATCTTTTTTTTCTGCGTCATTGGGGTTTTAGTCGTTACATTCAACAACACTTCATTAGACTACTTTAGTTTTGTGGTATaccaataaatataacataaaattgtagctaataatccatattttaatagtttttaagttcttacttttataacataGTTTTCTTAAAAAGCTAGGATTTTCTATAAGTAAGAATTGAAATTTTCTCTCTAggcatattttatgtaaattacctATTATAATATCAGTATTGCTCAGACAAAACCTATTTTCATAGTCTTCAATTGTATTGGATTACTGACTGATAAAGAAAATGTTCTACTTTTGTGAACTTGTCATACAAGGAGACAAAACATCCATGTATTTAAGAGTAATGAATTGTATTGTTCTGCATAGTTCGTCAATGTTGTTAGGTGCTTATTGATGCAAAGTAATTGGGCTATCTGTATCAAACAACCagttaaaaaattattgtaaaatgtaaataactaaaaaacTTACAAATCTGGTAAAACATGtccttaaaaaattaaacacaagtaAGGTGGACAGTGCCACCATTGTCAGTGACACTGTCAGTGTCAGGGGTGAAGCCATGGAAAAAATGGTGTAGTTGTTCAGAGCCATAACAATGACATTGACACATTAATCGCGGGCTGTTGTGACTTGAGTGTTGCAAAGGCTACATATTGGTGCATCAttaccagataaaataaaactgattaatgCATGCCAAGCCAGGATAACTTCCTCTTGGAACAAATGGTTTGatatagaaaagaaaattgttatcatgttgctcactccaagtcaactgcaaACTGGCACGAAgccaagtcttgaatacaggaccatagtccatgtatgagaTAGGCATggcagtgatagtaccagagccaACAGACTTAGCCACAGTGTCAATAAGCTTGTTTCTGCAAATAGCAACATGGCCTGATATCCATCAAAGGTGGATATAAACAGATCGAGAAAAATGGAccagttattttttatatgtcATTTATCTCTGCTCAAGATCAGTGGCTGTCTTCCTTCATTCGTAAGGCTGAATAAATGAAATGCTTAACATCAGTGTCATTGAATTTAGGTGTTCTGCCCCaccttttctattttaaattttcctGTCTCAATCTCACTGTCtcggtgtacttgacagtgtttggggagcatttcaagtatGCAGCAATTTGATGGAGTCCAAACACCATTACATAAAGCTTGTATTTGAATTGCTGCTTTTTGCACCATGCCATggcaaaacttaatatataatgtcaaacactatttttatttgtgaggtactattaaattgatttcttataGCATATATAAGTACCATATCCTATCTCCTTTCTATTTAGTTAAGACACTACAACCCTAAATGTGATCAATACCTTTATTCAAAAGAATACATACCCTTGGtatcttcttcatgtgtcaaatctgcggtaGACATCGGCGACcctggcatgccagacttctctgttgtcaatcctccttatcaacttgATGTTGCTtatgagttcttggtgacatagttgttggggctgtcgatatatttagttctttgacaccctctgctttcctcccttctatttttccatatagcatctgtttctctatcccattcttcctacagatgtgtcctagaattccatttgtctctttcttatagttttcatgagggaccttttgtatcctgccagttccatgtcTTCCACTTGCACAGTACTATATGTTTAATAGTATGTTGGGTAGTATAGTCAATATTTGAGTAATTTTCTCCTACCAGTCAGTGATTTTACAAAGTTGTATTGTTTAATTGGTGAAGTCACAATAGTTTTCTTCAGCAGTGGCATATTGGCTCCAAGTTTgctttttaagtacaaactttcagcTCATACCTCTGTCATCTCTCGACCAATTTGAGATTTAATCACAGTTTTGAGCTAAGGAGGTTAAAATATTGGCTccaagtttgtttttgaagtacAAACTTTCAGCTCCAAGTTTGTTTTGAAGTACAAACTTTCAGCTCATACCTCTGTCATCTCGACCAATTTGAGATTTAATCACAGTTTTGTAGCTCTGTCATCTCTCGACCAATTTGAGATTTAATCACAGTTTTGAGCTAGGGAGGTTAAAATATTGGCTccaagtttgtttttgaagtacAAACTTTCAGCTCGTAGCTCTGTCATCTCTCGACCAATTTGAGATTTAATCACAGTTTTGGACTAAAGAGGCCAAACCcctttgattgatgtatttgaccattaAACCAGGGTcttctaaattaatttactctaatcctgccttaaagaatttcaagtgatgTAGCTATTTAAGATTCCCTCTTACTGTAATCCTGATGTTTTGGATGTAATTATCatcttttaaaggtttttttttttcatgttaataaaattatacaacaaaCCTATCCTGCCCTCAAataattttctaacattttacaTAAGTGAAACAGGACACAATATGCATACTAGGTTGAAAAACACCAATAATTCCTTTCCTACATCCGTGAACATGTACATAAATACAACCACAAGTTTTTTCGGAACAGAATATCACTATACTGAAACACAACCTGACATTAACAACAGAAATATGGGAGAAATCTCGTTAACAAAATCACACCAATTCATAATCAATAAATATCCAATTTTTCTCTCTGTAACTCAGTTAAGTGCCAGTCCACATGTATTAGCATAAGTTATCACTATCAGTGTTGTTTAATAATTGTGATATTATGTGTTTAAAGCCTTCCTTACTGTTACAATCTGCATCAGTGATTAAAATGTCTATATAATTCTTCCTTAAAACCTACAATTTGTAAAATAGTTGCTAACTAATAATTAGATGTATGTAATCCTTTCAGGCTACTAACTATAGTAAAAATGTTCTCTGATTTGTAATTTTTCTACAGTGtaacttaacattttaaataactcctaattgtatgtatttgtgtgttcATGATTTTTTTGACATTTTGTGATAAGTGACTGTCGTCTGGTTATAGCAAATAAGGCAGTGTTAAATATTACAAAGTGCCTATCATAATTAAGAGTTGTATTTCAGAGGACATGTAACCCAAGATGCTCCAGTTCCAGGTTCACCTCTTTACACAATCAAAGCCTTTATTCCAGCTATTGACTCCTTTGGTTTTGAGACAGATCTTCGTACCCATACCCAAGGCCAAGCATTTTGTTTGTCTGTCTTCCATCATTGGCAGGTGAGAATCATTATTATCTTAAAGTAACAAACAAGGTATAACATGGATGCTGTTTTTACACACTTACTTTAGTATTACTAAAAATGACACAAGTCTACCAGATGCACTCTATCCCAAAAACATGCTAAGAACACAAAGTTTGTAATACAGTTGAGGGAGTTAACATGCTTATTCACAACATGCTGTGCCACAGAAAACCTTTTTTATGGTTGAGTGTTAGAAAGATATTGTGTAAAAGAAAGTTGATAAAATTATCTAAGGATCAGAGAAATGGATTACTGTTGCAGGCTTCTGAAAGTAAAGTTTTTGGTGTCCATTGTAGATTGTTCCTGGTGACCCTCTGGACAAAAGTATAGTCATTAGACCCCTCGAACCCCAACCTGCTCCACATCTTGCTCGAGAATTCATGATTAAAACCCGGAGAAGAAAGGTAATTTGTAGTTTTCGTTAATACTTTCATATTGTCCTGAAACACATAATCAGGACATGTAATACGTTTGAGAATTTTTTATGTTATAGAAAAACATACAGTTGTTATCACCATTGATCTTCATTTTTCCAGGGTCTGAGTGAAGATGTTAGCATCAACAAGTTCTTTGACGATCCTATGTTGCTGGAGTTAGCAAGACAAGATGTCATGTTAAACTATCCTTTATAATGCTAAACTTCAAAAGTTGTCAGTATATTTTCCTGTAAGTTGTGCTTGTAATGTTCAGTGTGGCATGTAACCCAGAAATAAGTTTACCTTTTActgttttactgtaaaaaaaaaaggggggctgtataaagataattttgcATATTCACAACACCCCAAGTGAGAATGCCAACTGAAGACTTCCCATGTAATGttgtttcattttctgtttttgtacAATAAAGCATTTTTCCaaccaaaatatttaaagataaattagtCAAGATGCTTAGTTAACTTTCAAACAAAGCCTATGTTAAAAGCTCTTGTactttaatattcattttctataatttctttgtatcatatcagaacttttgtttttaaaaatctagaaacatttatatttgaacaacatatgaaagtgaaaaaaagaaattttttgcACCCAAGTTCTTTACTTTTTCTAATTTTGAGGACTCTTTGAGACCTTCTTACAACTCCTCAATAGTTTTGTTTGACTTTCAGGAATGAATGTATTTGACCTAATTTCTAGTGTCAGGAAATCATGATTTTAAGCCACAACACCATCCTGATTCTGTTTTCTGGTAGATCAAGAGACAGTTAAAATTGTATTGTCAAACTCTATACTGCTCTGGGAAGATGATCTGGATGAACTTGTATGCAAGTCTGATCCATAACAAAACATGTAAAGTCTAGCCTTACCAGAAAATAATGTCTAGCTCAGTATCTAATTGTGTAAGGAAATGTgatcagaatattttaaatacatattatggTTGATGCAATATCTAACTGTATCAGAATGATTAGTTCAAATGGAGAAGTTGTAAtcagaatgttttaatgttttgttcagcTCTATCGTcatgaaacattataaatatgtaataggTTTGAGAATTTATTAGAGCATAACTGCCTGTTAAAAGAAAAGGTAATGTTTTGGTTTCCCTATTGATATCTTCAGGGTGGTATTACTGCCAAGCCAAGAAACCACTAATCAAACCATACTATAAAACAGTTATGTAGCCAGCATAATATAATGTCTTGTGGGGCCATGAAGTGTAACAGTAATGTATAGCTCTATAAGAAACATAATCAGAACATAGAACCGTTTAGTTCCAGGAGTAAATATGTAAGCAAGCATAAGCCAGGAAATATATTACTTCTGTCCAACCGAAAAAATGTCACCCTGagggaatatatatttatattaggaaataaacagaatgtgtaaagtcgAGTTCTTTGAAGAAACACAACTGGGATGGTGTagtccatgatgatgagaaaacccacttagaGAGCACAAAGGAGCGAACGTTTCAACTTcatttgtaaacctgacgatggtGTAGTGCTTGTATAATAATCGAAATATGACTGtgtgtagattattactatttggaaataaattatgaaacatgtttttcttaaaatatagaacactaAGTAAAGGAAACAATTGCTTCTTTTATCTATGACCTTTGCActtggttgctaagccttttaagcTTGCACATGTGGaggaatatcaaacaaaattgttttatatatacaatatatgtatatataaccaaaaataactataccatagaattccagttatttattaagcttaataacGAAGAAGCAGACTGAAGACACAACCAGCTTAATAACCAAGAAGCAGACTGAAGACACAACCAGCTTAATAA
Proteins encoded in this window:
- the LOC143251531 gene encoding 116 kDa U5 small nuclear ribonucleoprotein component-like codes for the protein MEAEEEDGPELTPEAGGEGSESGESLEKMVKTEIEVDVYSSTLLTIKGKRLFIWLENDCWRNGKICQHSHCSSGKCRCSCHHSDHTSKNHDKTPSSDQTAVLETLESVGNIWTYITVQVTCQDSGSWTWRCKCQDKNICWQHNSILTSGEMVDKGLLNMVKDSIIQGFQWATREGPLCEEPIRNCKFKILDAVISGEPIHRGGGQIIPTARRVAYSAFLMATPRLMEPYYFVEVQAPADCVSPVYTVLARRRGHVTQDAPVPGSPLYTIKAFIPAIDSFGFETDLRTHTQGQAFCLSVFHHWQIVPGDPLDKSIVIRPLEPQPAPHLAREFMIKTRRRKGLSEDVSINKFFDDPMLLELARQDVMLNYPL